Proteins found in one Fulvitalea axinellae genomic segment:
- a CDS encoding LacI family DNA-binding transcriptional regulator, producing the protein MKKKTSLSDIAKALDVSTTLVSLVLNGKAKEHRISQRMCEKVKAKAKELNYVPNHLARGLRTGKTNTLGLIVADIANPFFAKLSRAVEDEADKHGLKVIFGSSDENAEKSAELIRIFQDRQMDGIIVAAAEKTEDQIEELLETKTPVVLVDRYFPDLNVDLVAVDNYQASFNAVEHLVSQGHKRIGMIGIRGDIYHLQKREEGFRDGLKAHGLEENDDWIRFTSSWKEFSEISEQLEHILSSPERPTALFLAKNHLGVGALEYFQNKGIRVPEDMAIVSFDDSETFRLASTPVTAVEQPIEQLGREAVKLVVEKVKGKVENKEYREVFLQTQMLVRESSGPHED; encoded by the coding sequence ATGAAGAAAAAAACTTCTTTAAGCGATATAGCGAAAGCGCTGGACGTTTCCACGACCTTGGTTTCGTTGGTATTGAACGGTAAAGCCAAAGAGCACCGCATCAGCCAGCGCATGTGCGAAAAAGTGAAGGCCAAGGCCAAAGAACTCAATTATGTGCCCAACCACCTGGCTCGCGGTCTGAGGACGGGAAAGACCAATACTTTGGGGCTGATTGTGGCCGATATCGCCAACCCGTTTTTCGCTAAACTTAGCCGGGCCGTAGAAGACGAGGCCGATAAGCACGGTCTGAAAGTGATTTTCGGAAGCTCGGACGAAAACGCCGAGAAATCGGCCGAACTGATCCGGATTTTTCAAGACAGGCAGATGGACGGCATAATCGTGGCCGCCGCCGAGAAAACGGAAGACCAGATTGAGGAATTGCTCGAAACCAAAACGCCCGTAGTTTTAGTTGACCGTTACTTTCCGGACCTGAATGTCGATTTGGTGGCCGTGGATAACTATCAGGCTTCGTTCAACGCCGTTGAACACTTGGTGTCGCAAGGGCACAAAAGAATAGGTATGATCGGTATCCGTGGCGATATTTATCATTTGCAAAAAAGGGAAGAGGGTTTTCGTGACGGCCTGAAAGCCCATGGTTTGGAAGAAAACGACGACTGGATTCGTTTCACAAGTTCGTGGAAAGAATTTAGCGAAATCAGTGAACAGTTGGAACATATCCTGAGTTCTCCGGAGCGTCCAACGGCTTTGTTTTTGGCCAAAAACCATCTCGGTGTAGGTGCGTTGGAATATTTCCAGAACAAAGGAATCAGGGTGCCGGAAGATATGGCTATCGTAAGTTTTGACGACTCGGAGACCTTTAGGCTGGCCTCAACTCCTGTCACCGCCGTGGAGCAACCGATCGAACAGCTTGGGCGCGAAGCCGTAAAGCTTGTAGTCGAAAAAGTGAAGGGAAAGGTCGAGAACAAAGAATACAGGGAAGTGTTCCTCCAGACCCAAATGTTGGTGCGCGAATCATCTGGTCCTCACGAAGATTAG